One genomic segment of Echeneis naucrates chromosome 18, fEcheNa1.1, whole genome shotgun sequence includes these proteins:
- the LOC115059050 gene encoding glutamic acid-rich protein-like: MSPDMGDKEEGKSTRIIIILSFSLLGLIALLIFFYKKLNRETNGEYTINNMVFKEGGLRDQTRSAVLTLETHLGVQLWPRGDTDEYGEEMQEVQDNEAQVEEGGSQGSDSEVEDEEGEEEEEEDEEEEEAQAGGGNRANENTGEKSVLLNQTEVKTNDKKEEEERNVREGGGEGEPSGGAGLLINLQQFSGSAIWSEDEGAEGKDKVVTAL, encoded by the exons ATGAG tcCAGACATGGGTgacaaagaagaaggaaaatcaACTCGGATAATcatcattctttctttttccctatTGGGCCTGATTGCACTGCTGATCTTCTTTTACAAGAAGTTGAACAGGGAGACTAATGGAGAGTACACGATTAACAACATGGTTTTCAAGGAAGGAGGGCTCAGGGACCAGACGAGGAGTGCAGTATTAACTCTGGAGACACATCTTGGAGTCCAGTTGTGGCCTCGCGGTGATACAGATGAGTATGGAGAGGAAATGCAGGAAGTCCAAGATAATGAGGcacaggtggaggagggagggagccaAGGAAGTGACAGTGAGGTAGAGGacgaagagggagaggaggaagaggaggaggacgaggaggaggaggaggcacagGCAGGAGGAGGTAACAGAGCAAATGAGAACACAGGGGAAAAATCGGTGCTACTAAACCAGACAGAGgtaaagacaaatgacaaaaaggaggaagaggagaggaacgTGCGAGAAGGGGGAGGTGAAGGGGAGCCAAGTGGAGGGGCTGGATTATTGATAAACCTACAGCAGTTTTCTGGAAGTGCCATCTGGTCTGAAGACGAGGGAGCTGAGGGGAAGGACAAGGTTGTGACTGCACTGTAA